From Cannabis sativa cultivar Pink pepper isolate KNU-18-1 chromosome 8, ASM2916894v1, whole genome shotgun sequence, a single genomic window includes:
- the LOC133030177 gene encoding uncharacterized protein LOC133030177 — translation MGVTGNDRVVCATFQFQEDALVWWDMVSQIHDVTTMTWERFQELFNAKYYNEAVRSAKRKEFVHLTQRENMSVTEYTTQFDRLARLASGIVPTDFSRKEKYLDGLNPKIRHDLMITTDDSTTYAQMVEKALRAEGAVGCMSESASTPVGGGAPTPPASGFSRGSSGSAIDQRKRAPTASGGSSQNKRFRGNQNRGSRPGGNETRFSYPECPICKRHHRGECKGQGCFHCGMPGHFKRECPQLRPEAPRAPAIPTPARVFAITQADADASPSVVTGQILINDSFYSVLFDSGATRSYVAARVFSKLGRPFDRYESGFGTLLPGGELVISNRWIRSMPIRIDGRELSADLIEMSLVEFDIILGMDFLSKYSASIDCKRKMVVFQPESEEPFVFVGSVQGSRIPVISAVSARELLHGGCLGFLAVVVDTTRPDTIRPEDISVVREFLDVFPEELPGLPPQREIDFVIDLAPGVDPVSKAPYRMAPAELKELKIQLQGLLDIGFIRPSVSPWGAPVLFVKKKDGSMRMCIDYRELNKLTVKNKYPLPRIDDLFDQLQGKTVFSKIDLRSGYHQLRIREEDIPKTAFRTRYG, via the coding sequence atgggtgtcaccggcaacgacagagtggtgtgcgccacatttcagttccaggaggatgccctggtatggtgggacatggtgtctcagattcacgatgtcaccaccatgacttgggagaggttccaggaacttttcaacgcgaagtactacaacgaggcggttagaagcgccaagagaaaggaattcgttcacctgacccagcgggagaacatgagtgtcactgagtatacaactcagtttgaccggttggcgaggttagcctcgggtattgtgccgaccgacttcagcagaaaggagaagtatctggacgggttgaatcccaagatcaggcatgacctgatgattaccactgacgacagcaccacctacgctcagatggtggagaaggcactgcgagctgagggcgcagtggggtgcatgtcagagtcagctagtactccggttggtggcggagctcctacccctcctgcatcaggcttcagcagggggagtagtggttcggccattgatcagaggaagagggcacccactgcttccggcggctcgagtcagaacaagaggttccgggggaaccagaacagagggagtcgtcctggtggtaatgagactcgcttctcctatcccgagtgccctatctgcaagaggcatcatcggggagagtgcaaggggcagggatgcttccattgtggcatgcccgggcacttcaagagggaatgtccccagctccggccagaggcaccgagagctccagcgatacccactccagccagggtattcgcgatcacgcaggctgatgcagatgccagcccatcagttgttacaggtcagattcttattaacgactcgttttattcagtgctgtttgattctggggctacacgttcttatgtggcggccagagtctttagtaagttgggtagaccctttgatagatatgagtcagggtttggaaccctgttacctggcggagaattggttatctccaataggtggattaggtctatgccgatcaggatagatggtagagagttgagcgctgatctgatagagatgagcttagtcgaatttgatattattttaggaatggatttcctatctaaatattcggcgagcattgattgcaagaggaagatggtggtcttccaaccagaaagtgaagaaccgtttgtatttgtgggttcggttcagggatctcggatcccggtgatctcggctgtgtcagcgagagaattattgcacggtgggtgcttagggtttctggccgtggtggtggacaccactcggccagacaccattcggccagaggacatcagcgtggttcgggaatttttggacgtttttcccgaagaacttccagggttaccacctcagcgggagattgacttcgtgattgacttggcaccaggggtggatccggtttctaaagccccgtataggatggctccagctgaacttaaggagttaaagattcagctccaggggttgcttgacatagggttcattcggcccagtgtgtcaccttggggagccccggttttgttcgtgaagaagaaggatggctctatgaggatgtgcatcgactacagagagttgaacaagctgacggtgaagaataaatatccattacctaggatcgatgacttgttcgatcagcttcaggggaagacggtcttttctaagattgatctccgttcgggttatcatcagttgaggatccgagaggaggacattccaaagacggctttccgcactaggtatgga
- the LOC133030428 gene encoding uncharacterized mitochondrial protein AtMg00860-like has translation MSFGLTNAPAAFMDLMNRVFKDFLDICVIVFIDDILVYSQSEEEHELHLQMVLQRLREHRLYAKFKKCEFWLSQVSFLGHIVSKDGIKVDPGKIESVRDWPRPKTVTEIRSFLGLAGYYRRFVEGFSKISMPLTELTKKNQRFIWSDKCEASFQELKQRLITAPVLALPSDEEKFVVYCDASKQGLGCVLMQADRVIAYASRQLKDYEQRYPTHDLELAAVVFALKTRVCVPNKGGLEERDL, from the exons atgtcattcggactaaccaatgctcctgcagcattcatggacctgatgaatagagtattcaaggatttcctcgatatctgtgtaattgtgtttatcgacgacatcctcgtgtactctcagtcagaagaggagcatgagttacatcttcagatggtactgcaacgacttcgagaacatagactctacgccaagttcaagaaatgtgagttctggttgtctcaggtgtccttcctagggcacatagtgagtaaagatgggatcaaggtggatcccgggaagatcgaatccgtcagggattggccgagaccgaagacagtgacagagatcagaagctttttgggattagctgggtattaccgtaggttcgtggaggggttctccaaaatttcaatgcccctaaccgagcttacaaagaagaatcagcgatttatctggtcagataaatgcgaagctagttttcaggagctgaaacagaggttgattactgctccggtactagctttgccttcggacgaggagaagttcgtggtctattgtgacgcatccaaacagggtttggggtgcgtattgatgcaagccgatcgggttatcgcttatgcctcccgtcagttaaaggactatgaacagcgatacccgactcatgatttagaattggccgcagtggtttttgcactgaaga ccagggtttgcgtCCCGAACAAaggtggacttgaggaacgagatctttga
- the LOC133030429 gene encoding uncharacterized protein LOC133030429: protein MTKNESIFCSLDRSKTKVKISNGDLMEAVGKGTIAIDTKKGKRYINDVLLVPNIDQNLLSVGQMIENGYSLHFEGDSCTIYDKQDKSFQIAKVKMKENRCFPIQWRYASNVAMQAQTDESWLWHRRFGHFNFHGLKILKQKNMMRDLPAMKEINTVCEGCISGNNIDNLFHLAKLGEPKSHWSWSIQMFVGQCALHQMTKTGTSFSSLTTLLE, encoded by the coding sequence ATGACGAAAAACGAAAGCATCTTTTGTAGTCTTGATAGATCCAAGACTAAAGTAAAAATCAGTAATGGTGACTTGATGGAAGCAGTCGGCAAAGGCACCATTGCCATTGACACTAAAAAAGGCAAGAGATACATCAATGATGTACTCTTGGTACCCAACATTGATCAAAACCTACTTAGTGTAGGTCAAATGATTGAAAATGGGTACTCTTTGCATTTTGAAGGAGATTCTTGCACAATCTATGATAAGCAAGATAAATCCTTTCAAATTGCAAaggtaaaaatgaaagaaaatagatGCTTTCCCATACAATGGAGATATGCAAGCAATGTGGCAATGCAAGCGCAAACAGATGAGTCATGGCTATGGCATAGAAGGTTTGGTCACTTCAACTTCCATGGGCTAAAGATCCTCAAGCAGAAGAATATGATGCGAGACCTCCCAGCAATGAAGGAGATCAACACAGTCTGCGAAGGATGCATCTCGGGAAACAACATCGACAACCTTTTCCATCTGGCAAAACTTGGAGAGCCAAAAAGCCACTGGAGCTGGTCCATACAGATGTTTGTGGGACAATGCGCACTCCATCAAATGACCAAAACAGGTACTTCATTCTCTTCATTGACGACTTTACTAGAATGA